The following proteins come from a genomic window of Thiothrix unzii:
- a CDS encoding type II toxin-antitoxin system VapC family toxin, which yields MNVVDSCGWLEYFADGANADKFAAAIEDTQQLIVPAISIFEVFKRVLQQRGEDAALQAVAIMSQGQVIDLDMSLALMAAKLSAELKMPMADSIILTTARQYHAVVLTQDNDFEGVAGVEYFKKVT from the coding sequence ATGAATGTCGTGGACTCGTGTGGTTGGTTGGAATATTTTGCTGACGGCGCAAATGCCGATAAATTTGCAGCCGCTATTGAAGATACCCAACAGTTGATTGTTCCCGCGATCAGTATTTTTGAAGTATTCAAGCGGGTGCTACAGCAACGCGGTGAGGATGCTGCATTGCAAGCCGTTGCGATCATGTCACAAGGGCAGGTGATTGATTTGGATATGTCACTTGCCTTGATGGCAGCGAAACTCTCTGCTGAACTTAAAATGCCTATGGCAGATAGCATCATCCTCACCACCGCACGCCAATATCATGCAGTTGTTCTGACACAAGACAACGATTTTGAAGGCGTGGCAGGTGTCGAGTATTTTAAAAAAGTCACTTAG